The Pirellulimonas nuda genome includes a region encoding these proteins:
- a CDS encoding WcaF family extracellular polysaccharide biosynthesis acetyltransferase — MPSAEANPSSAAEAPAEVRDGAWVDLAPYTVGDYHPGRGALVRLIWILVSCVAFEGGWFVLGRVKPWVLRRFGAKIGRGVVIKPNVRIKHPWRLSVGDHVWVGQGVWIDNIVEVEIGSHVCVSQGVYFCTGSHDHRRPSFDLTPQAIRVGSGAWVAARATLLPGVSIGRNALVAACSVVTSDVPPGVIVAGNPARKVRDREQPAT, encoded by the coding sequence GTGCCAAGCGCAGAAGCCAACCCGTCGTCCGCCGCAGAGGCGCCAGCAGAAGTACGCGACGGCGCCTGGGTCGACTTAGCGCCCTACACCGTGGGGGACTACCACCCGGGCCGCGGGGCGTTGGTCCGACTGATCTGGATCTTGGTTAGCTGTGTGGCGTTCGAGGGGGGGTGGTTCGTCCTTGGTAGGGTTAAACCCTGGGTGCTGCGCAGGTTCGGCGCCAAGATCGGCCGCGGCGTCGTCATCAAGCCGAACGTGCGGATCAAGCACCCCTGGCGGCTCTCGGTGGGCGACCACGTATGGGTCGGGCAGGGGGTGTGGATCGACAACATCGTCGAGGTAGAGATCGGCAGCCACGTCTGCGTTTCGCAGGGCGTGTACTTCTGTACCGGCAGCCACGACCATCGCCGTCCTTCGTTCGATCTTACGCCGCAAGCGATCCGCGTTGGGTCGGGCGCCTGGGTAGCGGCCCGGGCAACGCTGCTGCCGGGGGTCTCGATCGGACGCAACGCCCTGGTTGCGGCCTGCAGTGTGGTGACGAGCGACGTGCCCCCGGGGGTGATCGTGGCCGGCAACCCTGCGCGGAAGGTGCGAGACCGCGAGCAGCCGGCCACGTGA